GCGCCAGCCACTCCGCATTCAGGCACTGCACGGCGGCCTTTTCCTCATCCCCCTTCTTCCAGAAAGCGGCAGCTCCCACGGGCAGCCCTAGCAGCAGCACGGCGGCAATGCCGCCCATCAGCCTCCTGCCTTCCGCATGCTTCCAGATCAACCAGGCGCACAGGAAAAACAGCAGCAGAAGCAGGCGGACGGCAACATCCATCTCCGCCACGTGCAGAACAACCGTGGAAACGGCAAACGCCGCGGCGGGCAATCCCAGACAAAGCGGCCATCCGAATCTCCGGCCCTGCGGCACGGGCAGCCGATCTCCTGCCAGAATCCAGGCGCAGAACGCCGCCACCACCAGTCCGGGAATAAAGCCGAACCGGACGGGAAAATCCACGTAGCTCCACAAATGGGCGGCGCGGTGGAAAGGCTCCACGAACGCCGGAAGAATGGAAGCCGCCAAAAGAAGGGCAAACAGGCGCACGCACCTGTCCGGAGGCGCGGACTCCCTTCGTCTCCGCACCAGGAACAGGACTGCCAGGGCGGCCGGAGCCATCCCCGGCAGGCAGGAATACAGGCGTTCCAGGAACTTGGGAGGATCAAACGGCCACAGCAGCTCGGAAAACAAGGGAGCCGTCATGAACAGGGACCTCATGGAATCCCGGCTCATCTCCATCATCGGCAGCCAGTAATAACTGGTAACCAGCGTCACCGCCGCCGTGTACCAGAAAACGCGGGCCAGAATCATGCGCCGCTCTTCCGTCCCCTTCAACGGCAGCGTATAGGCCCACGCAAACAGCCACCCGACCACCACGGCCATGAAAGCGCTGTACAGGGAGGTAGCCAGCAGGAACAGCCCCACGGCATACAGCCAGCCCCGGCCGCCGTTCACCAGGCGGTACAGCCCCAGCGCAAACAGCGGAAACATGGCGGCATGGTCCAGAAACTGCATGAAGCCGTACTTGGTCTGGAAAAATCCCCCCAAGGCGTACCCGGCGGTCAAAAGCACGGTCCACCCCACGGACAGGGATGGAAACACGCGCCTCAGGAACCAGGAAGCCGTCAGGCAAATGCAGACCACGTCCGCCAGCATCACCCAGACCATGTCCCTCAGCAGGAAGGAATCCCCCATCGCCACGGCAATCCAGGAGGAGGGGACCAAAAGCTGATGAGGCAGGGAGGGGCTCACCCGGATGCCGCACCCCGCATTGATATCATAAAAAAAAGAGCCGTCACACGCTCCGGACATCAGAGCGGAGGCATAATACTTCAGGGCCGGATACACCATCTGCCCGTTGTCCATGTACTCCAGAAAATGGCCTCCGAACGGCCAGACGCCCCTGAGGGCCAGAAACAGGCACGCCGCCAGAAGGGCAAACCCTGCGGACGCCAGCGACGTCAATACCGGACGTGAAGAGGCGGAAACCATGGAATGTTCAGCGTACAAACGGTTCGGCGGCCTGGACCAGCCGCAGCGCGCGGGAGCTCTCTTCCACATCATGAACGCGGTGGATTTGCGCGCCGTGCAAA
This genomic stretch from Akkermansia biwaensis harbors:
- a CDS encoding YfhO family protein, with translation MMWKRAPARCGWSRPPNRLYAEHSMVSASSRPVLTSLASAGFALLAACLFLALRGVWPFGGHFLEYMDNGQMVYPALKYYASALMSGACDGSFFYDINAGCGIRVSPSLPHQLLVPSSWIAVAMGDSFLLRDMVWVMLADVVCICLTASWFLRRVFPSLSVGWTVLLTAGYALGGFFQTKYGFMQFLDHAAMFPLFALGLYRLVNGGRGWLYAVGLFLLATSLYSAFMAVVVGWLFAWAYTLPLKGTEERRMILARVFWYTAAVTLVTSYYWLPMMEMSRDSMRSLFMTAPLFSELLWPFDPPKFLERLYSCLPGMAPAALAVLFLVRRRRESAPPDRCVRLFALLLAASILPAFVEPFHRAAHLWSYVDFPVRFGFIPGLVVAAFCAWILAGDRLPVPQGRRFGWPLCLGLPAAAFAVSTVVLHVAEMDVAVRLLLLLFFLCAWLIWKHAEGRRLMGGIAAVLLLGLPVGAAAFWKKGDEEKAAVQCLNAEWLARQMHGYQGLLRVKDRDRVMVDNSACLGNIPSISNFRHTTSIAHFRFLKNLGYRDEFTRTYGQGGTLFSDLLLGHGFVLASRPVEGMEDVLSRDGMYLYRLPGAQWGRVVPESALGLELDDKASVFENLNVLYARLFPSGKSPLYVPAEARTEVCGNAYSMRIPERDGDVYGFPLTDTDELKVDGREVPVMAEAQKKPGWKGRTYNGTLELKSAVTGGETLVTGVMRRLVECPMIVAAAQQGEWDLPAFPEGSSPRRMEERGRGGHVEVGLAAGAGEALMIPVVYDRGWSAVRNGVSVPVEKVGELMAVRLEPGRNRVVFDYFPPLLKETLVVSAVAALFLLLYAGWARRHPEAPLRRAVLACGYRLFLFCCACLMLAVYVGSVVLFAVQSLL